One genomic region from Brienomyrus brachyistius isolate T26 unplaced genomic scaffold, BBRACH_0.4 scaffold62, whole genome shotgun sequence encodes:
- the senp2 gene encoding sentrin-specific protease 2 isoform X2 — protein sequence MYEWIVDGISSLFVPRTGQKSAGWPRNGSSQLSAADTPDSRRPGKHIRPAKRNYQSVHLADSRTEYGEIKRARRDVVVSIVKKTISGVAGLLRLQNPFMIPRENTTAYAGDQDPPDEPLGVDEIQSHSLGTWISYMEIDMEKPSEVGYSSLPPPSVRKHNGTGVLSERIKDCQRSLQLLPPRLVHSSMKSSNLNVPATVPQSRNHRPCLAVEEALKESDKEHYRRLVQIVSEIYPPNKPLPFARMKPPVKPFLKETHKPAVFSKTGDTILSQPGPVRVNTNVSVWRGARSTGPNNAKENGITEPQPMKEMSKGSHIPVRVQAEDTILRQREKPFGVPSVFTTAEKQEAKPVDVDLSDEVATRLNIVESVFPSCSTIKAVQPAHDSCFGQEEFPRLTKEMQQDVSWALEQRDPNLVLSSAFKLRITQRDLATLQEGSWLNDEIINFYMNLLMCRSEQENGRKVYAFSTFFFQKLHEGGHAAVRRWTKAVDLFQYEVIIVPLHLGVHWSLAVMDLKAKSVKCYDSMGQRHDDICKLLLLYLKEEYKTRKNKDLDVSKWVVASLKAKEIPQQNNGSDCGVFACKYADYISQGRPLTFTQSHMPYFRRKMIWEILNKRLL from the exons ATGTACGAATGGATAGTTGACGGCATATCGTCGCTGTTTGTGCCGCGTACTGGGCAGAAGTCCGCCGGCTGGCCTAGGAACGGCAGCTCGCAGCTGTCGGCGGCGGACACTCCTGACTCCCGACGCCCGGGAAAGCACATAAGACCGGCTAAGCGGAACTACCAGAG TGTGCACTTGGCTGATTCCAGAACCGAGTACGGCGAGATAAAAAGAGCGAGACGAG ATGTAGTGGTCAGCATTGTGAAGAAGACCATCTCGGGAGTTGCTGGACTTCTGCGGTTGCAAAACCCGTTTATGATTCCCCGCGAAAACACTACCGCCTATGCTGGAGACCAG GATCCTCCTGATGAGCCTTTGGGAGTCGATGAAATCCAAAGCCACAGTTTGGGCACGTGGATAAGCTATATGGAGATTGATATGG AGAAACCCAGTGAAGTGGGATACAGTAGCCTCCCTCCACCTTCGGTCAGGAAACACAA TGGGACTGGGGTACTTTCAGAGAGGATCAAAGACTGTCAGCGGTCTCTTCAGCTCCTGCCCCCCCGGCTGGTCCACAGCAGCATGAAATCATCAAACTTGAATGTTCCTGCCACTGTCCCACAAAGCCGCAACCACAGACCTTGTCTTGCTGTCGAGGAG GCTTTGAAAGAAAGTGACAAAGAGCACTACAGACGTCTCGTGCAGATTGTTTCAGAGATATATCCACCGAATAAACCCCTGCCCTTTGCACGAATGAAACCCCCAGT AAAACCTTTCTTGAAAGAGACTCACAAACCAGCCGTTTTCAGCAAGACCGGTGACACCATTCTCTCCCAGCCTGGCCCAGTGAGAG tgaACACTAATGTATCAGTATGGAGAGGTGCCCGCTCCACAGGACCAAATAACGC CAAGGAAAATGGGATCACAGAACCCCAGCCCATGAAAGAGATG AGCAAAGGCAGCCACATCCCAGTCCGTGTGCAAGCTGAAGATACAATACTCAGGCAGCGTGAGAAGCCGTTCGGCGTTCCATCCGTGTTCACAACAGCAGAAAAGCAGGAAGCG aAGCCAGTGGATGTGGACCTGTCCGATGAGGTTGCGACTCGGCTGAACATAGTAGAGTCTGTATTTCCCTCATGTTCGACCATCAAGGCTGTGCAGCCAGCTCACGACAGCTGTTTCGGGCAGGAGGAGTTCCCTAGGCTGACCAAG GAAATGCAACAGGATGTGAGTTGGGCTCTGGAGCAGCGTGACCCCAATTTGGTTCTTAGCAGTGCATTTAAACTCAGAATCACCCAGAGGGACCTGGCCACTCTGCAGGAAGGCAGTTGGCTTAATGATGAG ATAATCAACTTCTACATGAACCTGTTAATGTGCCGCAGTGAGCAGGAAAATGGTAGAAAAGTTTATGCCTTCAGCACGTTCTTCTTCCAAAAACTACATGAAGGGGGTCATGCTGCAGTACGTCGCTGGACGAAGGCTGTGGACCTCTTCCAGTATGAGGTCATCATTGTGCCATTACACCTGGGAGTCCACTGGTCTCTTGCT GTGATGGACCTCAAAGCAAAGTCTGTGAAGTGTTATGACTCTATGGGCCAGAGACATGATGACATCTGCAAACTTCTGCT ACTATATTTGAAGGAGGAGTATAAAACCAGGAAGAACAAAGACCTTGATGTCTCCAAATGGGTGGTAGCCAGCTTAAAAGCCAAG GAGATTCCTCAGCAGAACAATGGTAGTGACTGTGGAGTCTTCGCCTGTAAATATGCTGATTATATCTCTCAGGGCAGGCCTTTAACTTTTACCCAG AGTCACATGCCATACTTCCGAAGGAAGATGATCTGGGAGATCCTGAACAAGAGGCTGTTGTGA
- the senp2 gene encoding sentrin-specific protease 2 isoform X1, whose amino-acid sequence MYEWIVDGISSLFVPRTGQKSAGWPRNGSSQLSAADTPDSRRPGKHIRPAKRNYQSVHLADSRTEYGEIKRARRDVVVSIVKKTISGVAGLLRLQNPFMIPRENTTAYAGDQDPPDEPLGVDEIQSHSLGTWISYMEIDMEKPSEVGYSSLPPPSVRKHNGTGVLSERIKDCQRSLQLLPPRLVHSSMKSSNLNVPATVPQSRNHRPCLAVEEALKESDKEHYRRLVQIVSEIYPPNKPLPFARMKPPVKPFLKETHKPAVFSKTGDTILSQPGPVRVNTNVSVWRGARSTGPNNAKENGITEPQPMKEMSKGSHIPVRVQAEDTILRQREKPFGVPSVFTTAEKQEAKKPVDVDLSDEVATRLNIVESVFPSCSTIKAVQPAHDSCFGQEEFPRLTKEMQQDVSWALEQRDPNLVLSSAFKLRITQRDLATLQEGSWLNDEIINFYMNLLMCRSEQENGRKVYAFSTFFFQKLHEGGHAAVRRWTKAVDLFQYEVIIVPLHLGVHWSLAVMDLKAKSVKCYDSMGQRHDDICKLLLLYLKEEYKTRKNKDLDVSKWVVASLKAKEIPQQNNGSDCGVFACKYADYISQGRPLTFTQSHMPYFRRKMIWEILNKRLL is encoded by the exons ATGTACGAATGGATAGTTGACGGCATATCGTCGCTGTTTGTGCCGCGTACTGGGCAGAAGTCCGCCGGCTGGCCTAGGAACGGCAGCTCGCAGCTGTCGGCGGCGGACACTCCTGACTCCCGACGCCCGGGAAAGCACATAAGACCGGCTAAGCGGAACTACCAGAG TGTGCACTTGGCTGATTCCAGAACCGAGTACGGCGAGATAAAAAGAGCGAGACGAG ATGTAGTGGTCAGCATTGTGAAGAAGACCATCTCGGGAGTTGCTGGACTTCTGCGGTTGCAAAACCCGTTTATGATTCCCCGCGAAAACACTACCGCCTATGCTGGAGACCAG GATCCTCCTGATGAGCCTTTGGGAGTCGATGAAATCCAAAGCCACAGTTTGGGCACGTGGATAAGCTATATGGAGATTGATATGG AGAAACCCAGTGAAGTGGGATACAGTAGCCTCCCTCCACCTTCGGTCAGGAAACACAA TGGGACTGGGGTACTTTCAGAGAGGATCAAAGACTGTCAGCGGTCTCTTCAGCTCCTGCCCCCCCGGCTGGTCCACAGCAGCATGAAATCATCAAACTTGAATGTTCCTGCCACTGTCCCACAAAGCCGCAACCACAGACCTTGTCTTGCTGTCGAGGAG GCTTTGAAAGAAAGTGACAAAGAGCACTACAGACGTCTCGTGCAGATTGTTTCAGAGATATATCCACCGAATAAACCCCTGCCCTTTGCACGAATGAAACCCCCAGT AAAACCTTTCTTGAAAGAGACTCACAAACCAGCCGTTTTCAGCAAGACCGGTGACACCATTCTCTCCCAGCCTGGCCCAGTGAGAG tgaACACTAATGTATCAGTATGGAGAGGTGCCCGCTCCACAGGACCAAATAACGC CAAGGAAAATGGGATCACAGAACCCCAGCCCATGAAAGAGATG AGCAAAGGCAGCCACATCCCAGTCCGTGTGCAAGCTGAAGATACAATACTCAGGCAGCGTGAGAAGCCGTTCGGCGTTCCATCCGTGTTCACAACAGCAGAAAAGCAGGAAGCG aagaAGCCAGTGGATGTGGACCTGTCCGATGAGGTTGCGACTCGGCTGAACATAGTAGAGTCTGTATTTCCCTCATGTTCGACCATCAAGGCTGTGCAGCCAGCTCACGACAGCTGTTTCGGGCAGGAGGAGTTCCCTAGGCTGACCAAG GAAATGCAACAGGATGTGAGTTGGGCTCTGGAGCAGCGTGACCCCAATTTGGTTCTTAGCAGTGCATTTAAACTCAGAATCACCCAGAGGGACCTGGCCACTCTGCAGGAAGGCAGTTGGCTTAATGATGAG ATAATCAACTTCTACATGAACCTGTTAATGTGCCGCAGTGAGCAGGAAAATGGTAGAAAAGTTTATGCCTTCAGCACGTTCTTCTTCCAAAAACTACATGAAGGGGGTCATGCTGCAGTACGTCGCTGGACGAAGGCTGTGGACCTCTTCCAGTATGAGGTCATCATTGTGCCATTACACCTGGGAGTCCACTGGTCTCTTGCT GTGATGGACCTCAAAGCAAAGTCTGTGAAGTGTTATGACTCTATGGGCCAGAGACATGATGACATCTGCAAACTTCTGCT ACTATATTTGAAGGAGGAGTATAAAACCAGGAAGAACAAAGACCTTGATGTCTCCAAATGGGTGGTAGCCAGCTTAAAAGCCAAG GAGATTCCTCAGCAGAACAATGGTAGTGACTGTGGAGTCTTCGCCTGTAAATATGCTGATTATATCTCTCAGGGCAGGCCTTTAACTTTTACCCAG AGTCACATGCCATACTTCCGAAGGAAGATGATCTGGGAGATCCTGAACAAGAGGCTGTTGTGA
- the zgc:112416 gene encoding uncharacterized protein C21orf58 isoform X1 has protein sequence MDDPMLDQMTRLRLRLMERKLQNERDRIHGSAESALSTRSCDDQEHALHRALKRKRNLLQRMREEHMSEDLRRPHTWGGTRGWSRQNVLPPLPPHTHVCLPPPAAVTQPPPAAQLPRVLQQIPQQPTTIIQQLPQQQPIIAQVPPPLPCPSSKSGSIKEDMMELMLMQNAQMHQIIMHNMMLKAVPLGALSPPGGAGQAASARQLLTPPVQTKKPRGDSVHHHHHYSTPAVPLPPIGCPLASPVMSPAVQGGTFHPTLHHVTGPIMLSPLNTCAQFTPHIPSGPLM, from the exons ATGGACGACCCCATGCTGGATCAGATGACCAGGTTAAGACTGAGACTCatggagaga AAGCTGCAAAATGAAAGGGACCGTATTCATGGAAGCGCAGAGTCGGCCCTCTCCACAC GGAGCTGTGACGATCAGGAACACGCACTGCACAGGGCATTAAAGAGAAAGAGGAACTTACTGCAGAGGATGAGG GAGGAGCACATGTCAGAAGACCTGCGTCGCCCGCACACCTGGGGCGGAACACGTGGGTGGTCCAGGCAGAATGTCCTGCCCCCCCTGCCGCCACACACCCATGTGTGTCTCCCTCCGCCAGCCGCAGTCACGCAACCACCCCCCGCTGCTCAGCTGCCCCGGGTCCTCCAGCAG ATTCCACAGCAGCCGACAACCATAATCCAACAGCTTCCACAACAGCAGCCTATCATCGCACAAGTGCCACCCCCACTGCCATGTCCATCCAGCAAGTCAGGAAGCATCAAAGAAG ACATGATGGAGCTGATGCTCATGCAGAACGCTCAGATGCACCAGATCATCATGCACAACATGATGCTGAAGGCCGTCCCGCTGGGAGCGCTCTCACCTCCAGGGGGCGCCGGTCAAGCCGCCTCAGCGAGACAACTCCTCACTCCTCCGGTCCAG ACAAAGAAGCCCAGAGGAGATTCAGTTCATCACCACCATCACTACAGCACTCCTGCAGTACCGTTACCTCCCATTGGCTGTCCCCTCGCATCTCCAGTGATGTCACCAGCAGTGCAGGGAGGGACCTTTCATCCAACATTGCATCACGTGACTGGCCCAATCATGCTGTCACCTCTAAATAC GTGTGCACAGTTCACGCCACACATTCCCTCTGGGCCTTTGATGTAA
- the zgc:112416 gene encoding uncharacterized protein C21orf58 isoform X2, with amino-acid sequence MDDPMLDQMTRLRLRLMERKLQNERDRIHGSAESALSTRSCDDQEHALHRALKRKRNLLQRMREEHMSEDLRRPHTWGGTRGWSRQNVLPPLPPHTHVCLPPPAAVTQPPPAAQLPRVLQQIPQQPTTIIQQLPQQQPIIAQVPPPLPCPSSKSGSIKEDMMELMLMQNAQMHQIIMHNMMLKAVPLGALSPPGGAGQAASARQLLTPPVQTKKPRGDSVHHHHHYSTPAVPLPPIGCPLASPVMSPAVQGGTFHPTLHHVTGPIMLSPLNTAGVHSSRHTFPLGL; translated from the exons ATGGACGACCCCATGCTGGATCAGATGACCAGGTTAAGACTGAGACTCatggagaga AAGCTGCAAAATGAAAGGGACCGTATTCATGGAAGCGCAGAGTCGGCCCTCTCCACAC GGAGCTGTGACGATCAGGAACACGCACTGCACAGGGCATTAAAGAGAAAGAGGAACTTACTGCAGAGGATGAGG GAGGAGCACATGTCAGAAGACCTGCGTCGCCCGCACACCTGGGGCGGAACACGTGGGTGGTCCAGGCAGAATGTCCTGCCCCCCCTGCCGCCACACACCCATGTGTGTCTCCCTCCGCCAGCCGCAGTCACGCAACCACCCCCCGCTGCTCAGCTGCCCCGGGTCCTCCAGCAG ATTCCACAGCAGCCGACAACCATAATCCAACAGCTTCCACAACAGCAGCCTATCATCGCACAAGTGCCACCCCCACTGCCATGTCCATCCAGCAAGTCAGGAAGCATCAAAGAAG ACATGATGGAGCTGATGCTCATGCAGAACGCTCAGATGCACCAGATCATCATGCACAACATGATGCTGAAGGCCGTCCCGCTGGGAGCGCTCTCACCTCCAGGGGGCGCCGGTCAAGCCGCCTCAGCGAGACAACTCCTCACTCCTCCGGTCCAG ACAAAGAAGCCCAGAGGAGATTCAGTTCATCACCACCATCACTACAGCACTCCTGCAGTACCGTTACCTCCCATTGGCTGTCCCCTCGCATCTCCAGTGATGTCACCAGCAGTGCAGGGAGGGACCTTTCATCCAACATTGCATCACGTGACTGGCCCAATCATGCTGTCACCTCTAAATAC CGCAGGTGTGCACAGTTCACGCCACACATTCCCTCTGGGCCTTTGA